In Planctomycetota bacterium, the sequence CCGCTTGGGAACCAAAGGCCAACGGCGAGATCGCGTCGCTGCCCGCGACGGGCTGCGTAGCATACTTCGACTTGGAAAAGGACGGCACGTCGCCAATCGAGCCGGCGGTCGCGGCCCGCACGCTTGGCGAGTTGAAGTTCGCGCCCGGTGTGGTAGGGCAGGGGAGTGCGTTCGACGCCACGCAGTACGTCGAGTTCGACGGCGGCGTGCGGCTCGATCGGCAACAGCCGTTCGCGGTTTCGCTGTGGATCAAGCCGAGCGGCGGCCCGACCGGGTGCGTCGTCTCGAAGATGGCCTCGACCGCCGACGCGCGCGGCTTTGAAGTCATCTGGTACAAGTCGCAGCCGCGAATCAACCTGGTGAACCGCTGGGGGCAAACCGCGATCGAGGTCGTGGCCCGTCAGACTTTCTCGGCCGGCGCGTGGCGACACCTGGTCGTGGCGTACGACGGCTCGGGGCGCGCGGCCGGCGTGAAGGTGTTCGTCGACGGCGAAGCGCAAGACCTGATCGTCCGTCGCGACTCACTCGGCGCTGAATCGATCGCCACGCCCGAACCTTGGCGGATCGCCTGGAAAGGGATGGGCGTCGGCTTCGAAGGAGGCGTCGACGAGTTCCGGCTGTTCAACCGCACGCTCTCGGCCGACGAGGTGACGGCAATCTACTGGCGCGAAATGCTCGACGGCGCGATCGCCACGCCGCGCGACCAGCGGACCAAGCAGCAAGCCGAGCGCCTGCGCCAGTATTACGTCGCCCACTATGGCAGCGAGCAAGTCCGCGCGCTCGATCGCGAACTCGCCAACCTGCGCAAGGCGGAAGAGACGCTCAAGCAGAACATCATGTCGACCCCCGTGATGGCCGAGTTGGAAAAGCCACGCGAGACGAATGTGCTGATGCGCGGCCAGTACGATCACCCTGGCAAGCACGTTACGCCCGGCGTGCCGACGGCGCTCGGCGCCTTGGCCGACAAGCCCGGCGTCAACCGGCTCGACCTGGCTCGCTGGCTGGTGGCGGCCGACAATCCCTTGACGGCCCGCGTGATCGTGAACCGCTACTGGCAGCTTGTCTTTGGCGACGGGCTGGTCCGCACTCCGAACGACTTTGGTCTGCAGGGCGAAGCCCCGACCCATCCCCAGTTGCTCGATTGGCTGGCGGTTCGGTTCATCGAGTCGGGCTGGGACGTGAAAGCCCTGGTACGCTCGCTGGTCACTAGCGCCACCTATCGACAGTCGTCGCGACTGACGCCGGCGCTCACGGCGCGCGATCCCGAGAATCGCCTGCTGGCCCGCGCCAGCCGCTATCGCTTGCCGGCCGAGTTGGTCCGCGACCAGGCGCTGTCGATCGGCGGCCTGCTGGTCGAAAAGGTCGGCGGCCCCAGTGTGAAGCCATACCAGCCGGGCGGACTGTGGGAAGCGGTCTCGTACAACGGCGACCAGAGCTACGTCGTTGACGACGGCGACGGGCTGCACCGCCGCAGCTTGTACTCGTTCTGGAAGCGGCAAGCCCCACCACCGGCCATGCTGTTGTTCGATGGCCCGACGCGCGAGGTGTGTACGTTGCGCCGGGCGCGGACCAATACGCCGTTGCAAGCCCTGGTGCTGTTGAACGACGTCACTTACGTCGAAGCGGCCCGTGGCTTGGCCACGCAGATCTTGCGACACGCGCCAAGCGACACGGCCGAAGCGGTGCGATTCGGCTTCCGCCGCGCGACCGGGCGAGTGCCCACCAAGGCCGAGGCGGAACGGTTGGAAAAGTATTACCACGAGCAACTGGCCGAGTACCGGGCCAAGCCGGCCGCCGCGAGCGCGCTGTTGGCCGAGGGTGACGCGCCGGTCGAGGCGTCGCTCGCAGTGTCTCAACAGAATCAAGCCCAACTGGCGGCTTGGACCATGACGGCCAGCGTGCTGTTGAACCTGGACGAGACGATTACTCAGCACTAGACGAACCACCCGCCGCGAGGCGCTACGATGAACCCCATTCACGAGCTGGCAAAGTCCGAAACCCGGCGGCAGTTCTTTGGCCGTGCGGCCACGGGCATTGGCGCGGCGGCGCTGGCCTCGTTGTTCGATCCCGCGTCGCTCGGCGCCGCGACCAGCGACGCCACCGCCGGCGTGCCGGGCATTTTGAAGCAGCCCCACGTCGCCCCGCGCGCCAAGCGGGTGATCTATCTGTTCATGCACGGCGGTCCGTCGCAGATGGACTTGTTTGATTACAAGCCGGGGCTCGCCGCGCGGCATGGCGCGGAATTGCCCGCGTCGGTTCGCGCGGGTCAGCGTCTGACGACAATGAGTTCCAATCAGAAGACATTGCCGGTCGCGCCGTCGCCGTTCAAGTTCGCGCAACATGGCCAGGCTGGCACGTGGATGAGCGAGTTGCTGCCGAACCTGGGTCGCGTCGCGGACGATCTGTGCGTGGTTCGCTCGGTCCATACCGAAGCGATCAATCACGACCCGGCGGTCACGTTCCTGCAGACCGGCCACGAACAGCCGGGGCGACCCAGCTTTGGCAGTTGGGTCACCTATGGCTTGGGGAGCGAGAACCGCGATCTGCCCGCGTTCGTGGTGCTGACCTCGCGGGGGAGCGCGCTGTCGCCGGCCGATCCGCTGTACGCGCGGTTGTGGGGCTCGGGCTTCTTACCCTCGAACCACCAGGGGGTCTCGTTCCGCAATCAAGGGGATCCGGTGCTGTACCTGTCGAACCCTGACGGAGTCAGCGAGCGCGACCGGCGGCGGCAGCTCGACACCTTGGCCGAGTTGAATCGTCAGCAGCAGGTCGAAACGCTCGATCCGGAAATCGGCACGCGGATCGCGCAGTACGAGATGGCGTTTCGCATGCAGTCGTCCGTGCCCGAGCTGACCGACTTGTCGAACGAGCAGGCCGAGACGTTCGAGTTATATGGCCACGATTCGCGCACACCGGGGACGTTCGCCGCCAATTGCCTGATGGCGCGACGGCTGGCCGAGCGCGGCGTCCGGTTCATTCAGCTTTATCACCGCGGTTGGGACCAGCACTACAACTTGCCGTCCAACGTGCGCTTGCAAAGCCAGGATGTCGACCAGGCCTGCGCGGCATTGATCACCGACCTGAAGCGGCGCGGGCTGTTGGACGACACGCTGATCGTCTGGGGTGGCGAGTTCGGCCGGACGATCTATTCGCAAGGAACGCTGACGGCGACGAACTTTGGCCGCGATCACCACCCGCGCTGCTTCACCATGTGGCTGGCCGGCGGTGGCGTGCGCGGCGGCATGAACTATGGCCAGACCGACGACTACAGCTACAACGTCGCCACCGATGGCATGCACGTCCACGATCTGAACGCCACGATTCTGCACTGCCTGGGGATCGATCACACCCGACTGACGTTCAAGTTCCAGGGGCGCTACTACCGGCTGACCGACGTACACGGAAACGTCGTGAAGCCGATTCTCGCCTGACAAAGGCATGCGAAACCATTGCCCACCCCGCGGCCGTTCGTTACTAAAGGGGTTGGCACTTCTGGTTTATCATCCGCGAGCACGAGGATCGAGCATGCATCAGCTTAGTCGGCGGCAATGGTTGCGAGGATTCGGGCTCGGTGCGGCGGCGCTCGCATTGGCCAATGGCTCGCGTGCCTTGGCCGCGAATCTGGCGACGGGCTGCACGTTGAGCATCGGCACCTACAGCATGAAAGGGATGTCGCTGGCCGAGGCGCTGAATGCGATTGCCGACATCGGCTACGACGGGGCCGAGGTCAACGCCGCGCCTGGCAGCACCGGCGAGCCGGCTCAATTGTCGAAGTCACAGCGTGAAGACATCGTCGCGTTGCTCGCCAAGCGCAAGCTCCGGCTGACCGCGCTGATGGAGAACATCCCGCCGGCGCTCGACGCCCAGCAAGCACCCGCCGAGGTCGAACGGCTGAAGCGCGTGTTTGAGTTGGCGCGCGATCTGGGAGGAACCGACATACCGGTGGTCCAAACCGTGCTCGGCGGCGGCAAGTGGGACGAGCGGAAAGATTTGTTCCGCGATCGGCTCGGCGCGTGGCAAGAGACGGCCCAGTCGGCCGGCGTGGTGCTGGCCATCAAGCCACATCGGTTCGGGGCCATGTCGCGGCCAGCCGATGCGATTTGGCTGATCAAGCAACTGGGAGACTCGAAGTGGCTACGGATGGTCTACGACTATAGCCACTATGCCTACCGCGACTTGTCGCTCGAAGCGACGATCGCCGAAGCCCTGCCTTACACGGCGCACATCGCGGTGAAAGACGCCGTGCAGCAAGGCGAGAAGGTGGTCTTCGCGCTGCCGGGAGACGGCGGGAACTTCGACTATGCCGCGCTTTTGAAGCAATTCTATGCTGGCGGCTATCGCGGCGACGTGTGCGTCGAGGTGAGCGCCATGCTCTCGGGCAAGAAGGATTACGACCCGATGCAGGCCGCCCGGACGTCGTACCAGAACATGGCCGAGGCTTTCACCAAAGCCGGAGTGCCCCGCGGCTCGCGAGTTTCGTCTGGCGATCCAGGTTAGAGCAGGTATTCGCGCCGCAAGAAACGCCGCCGATCGGCGGCCCAGGCCCGATTACAGAATATCCCGAGGCTCGGCGTTCATCGCTCGCAACGCTTCACAGTATTTCACGCCGCAGGTTTTGCCCCGGTACAGGGCGATCGCTTCCTTGGTCTGCTGCGCGCCGTCGGGCTTGTCCGGATCGTACGTCTGGCCGCGGACCAGCGCCATGAACCGTCCCAGCCACTCGATCGACTGGGGCCAGACGTCGGTGGTGTCGACGAACACGTCCGGCTCAAAGCCGATCGTGTGCCGCGGGCCGTTGTCATAGAGATAAATCTTGCGGGGCGGCTTGTACGCCGGCGCGTCGACCAGCGACGACGCGTAGCGCAGAGCAATACCGCTGAGTTCCGACGCGACGACATGATCGTCGTGATGGTCGGCCCGCCACAACATCAGCGCCAGGTCGGGCTTAATGTCGACGACGGCCTCGGCCACTTTGCGCTTGGTTTCGTCGTTCACGTCAAAGCGGTGCGATGCGAAGTTCAGATAGCGCATCTCGACGCCATAGAGCCGGCTGATCTCGGTGGTGCCGGTGAGCAGCTCGGTATGCCGCTTGCCGATCGGCGCCCAGTTGGTGTAATCGCCGATCAGCGACAGTATCACCACACGGTAATGCCGCGCGACGGCCTGCAACATAATCCCCGGCACGCCGAACACGCAGTCGTCATAGTGAGCGCCAATGGCCAACAACGTCTTGGGCATGCTTGCGATTCTCCGTCAGTGTCTTGGGGTCATGAAGCCAGCCGTAGGGTACAGAATTGCTGAGGGGACTCGACCTCATTTGAACG encodes:
- a CDS encoding PIG-L family deacetylase, which translates into the protein MPKTLLAIGAHYDDCVFGVPGIMLQAVARHYRVVILSLIGDYTNWAPIGKRHTELLTGTTEISRLYGVEMRYLNFASHRFDVNDETKRKVAEAVVDIKPDLALMLWRADHHDDHVVASELSGIALRYASSLVDAPAYKPPRKIYLYDNGPRHTIGFEPDVFVDTTDVWPQSIEWLGRFMALVRGQTYDPDKPDGAQQTKEAIALYRGKTCGVKYCEALRAMNAEPRDIL
- a CDS encoding DUF1553 domain-containing protein, translated to MNGPAWRNMVAVMLMAALSVCAANAVAAEGTDANAKAAAQPPARGAKVDYNWDVRPILSDKCFRCHGPDAAHREGNLRLDRREDAVSDRPGCRAIVPGKPAESEVFRRITSDDADERMPPHASGSTLSKAEIETLTQWIAQGSEYQPHWAFTRPKLPALPAVRRTDWPRGPIDRLVLAELEERQLAPAPEAERAALLRRVTLDLTGLPPTLAELDAFLADTSADAYERAVDRLLASPRFGERLALDWMDAARYADTNGYYLDTERRIWRWRDWVINAFNQNMPFDRFTVEQLAGDLLPEATLEQQIATGFNRNHMTTNESGVIDEEARLGYVVDRVDTTAAVWLGLTFGCARCHDHKYDPITQEDYYRVLAFFNNVKEKGLIKDPINPAPILSLPTAEEDQQLADLTRQRTDKEKELKALGPTLAADIAAWEPKANGEIASLPATGCVAYFDLEKDGTSPIEPAVAARTLGELKFAPGVVGQGSAFDATQYVEFDGGVRLDRQQPFAVSLWIKPSGGPTGCVVSKMASTADARGFEVIWYKSQPRINLVNRWGQTAIEVVARQTFSAGAWRHLVVAYDGSGRAAGVKVFVDGEAQDLIVRRDSLGAESIATPEPWRIAWKGMGVGFEGGVDEFRLFNRTLSADEVTAIYWREMLDGAIATPRDQRTKQQAERLRQYYVAHYGSEQVRALDRELANLRKAEETLKQNIMSTPVMAELEKPRETNVLMRGQYDHPGKHVTPGVPTALGALADKPGVNRLDLARWLVAADNPLTARVIVNRYWQLVFGDGLVRTPNDFGLQGEAPTHPQLLDWLAVRFIESGWDVKALVRSLVTSATYRQSSRLTPALTARDPENRLLARASRYRLPAELVRDQALSIGGLLVEKVGGPSVKPYQPGGLWEAVSYNGDQSYVVDDGDGLHRRSLYSFWKRQAPPPAMLLFDGPTREVCTLRRARTNTPLQALVLLNDVTYVEAARGLATQILRHAPSDTAEAVRFGFRRATGRVPTKAEAERLEKYYHEQLAEYRAKPAAASALLAEGDAPVEASLAVSQQNQAQLAAWTMTASVLLNLDETITQH
- a CDS encoding DUF1501 domain-containing protein, producing the protein MNPIHELAKSETRRQFFGRAATGIGAAALASLFDPASLGAATSDATAGVPGILKQPHVAPRAKRVIYLFMHGGPSQMDLFDYKPGLAARHGAELPASVRAGQRLTTMSSNQKTLPVAPSPFKFAQHGQAGTWMSELLPNLGRVADDLCVVRSVHTEAINHDPAVTFLQTGHEQPGRPSFGSWVTYGLGSENRDLPAFVVLTSRGSALSPADPLYARLWGSGFLPSNHQGVSFRNQGDPVLYLSNPDGVSERDRRRQLDTLAELNRQQQVETLDPEIGTRIAQYEMAFRMQSSVPELTDLSNEQAETFELYGHDSRTPGTFAANCLMARRLAERGVRFIQLYHRGWDQHYNLPSNVRLQSQDVDQACAALITDLKRRGLLDDTLIVWGGEFGRTIYSQGTLTATNFGRDHHPRCFTMWLAGGGVRGGMNYGQTDDYSYNVATDGMHVHDLNATILHCLGIDHTRLTFKFQGRYYRLTDVHGNVVKPILA
- a CDS encoding sugar phosphate isomerase/epimerase; translated protein: MHQLSRRQWLRGFGLGAAALALANGSRALAANLATGCTLSIGTYSMKGMSLAEALNAIADIGYDGAEVNAAPGSTGEPAQLSKSQREDIVALLAKRKLRLTALMENIPPALDAQQAPAEVERLKRVFELARDLGGTDIPVVQTVLGGGKWDERKDLFRDRLGAWQETAQSAGVVLAIKPHRFGAMSRPADAIWLIKQLGDSKWLRMVYDYSHYAYRDLSLEATIAEALPYTAHIAVKDAVQQGEKVVFALPGDGGNFDYAALLKQFYAGGYRGDVCVEVSAMLSGKKDYDPMQAARTSYQNMAEAFTKAGVPRGSRVSSGDPG